A region of the Deltaproteobacteria bacterium HGW-Deltaproteobacteria-6 genome:
GTCACCGCTGGCAACTCTTCCGGACGCAACGACGGCGCAGCCTTCGTTTTGATGATGACCAAGGAAAAAGCTCTGGAACTGGGTTTCAAGCCCTGGGCCAAGTGGCTGGCTGGCGGCGACTATGGCGTCGATCCCACCATCATGGGTATTGCGCCTGCTTACGCCGTTCCGATGGCGCTCAAACGCGCAGGCATTAAGATGAGCCAGCTCGACGTTATCGAATGCAACGAAGCGTTCGCCGTTCAGAACCTCGCGGTGGCCGCGGAACTCGAAAAACAGACCGGTGATAAAGTGGATTTCAATAAATGGAATCCCAATGGCGGCGCCATCTCCTACGGTCATCCCAATGGCGCATCCGGCGCCCGTATCTGCATCTTCACCATGCGCGAACTGCAGAAAAAAGGCGGCAAATACGGTTGCTTCAGTTCCTGCTGCGGCGGCGGTCTGGGTGTAGGAACGGTTATCGAAAACCTGATGGTCTAGTTGTTCACCAGGTCTGGAAAAAACGCAGTATAAAGTGTAAATACTGATTTCGAATGCCGCCAGGTATACGCCTGGCGGCATTTTTACTTGTGAGATAAAGGTTACCGCGTGACCTTCAGGTTATTAACAGGCCCCCGCAATCTTATTGCGGCATGCCGCATAGAGAAAGAGGAAAAACTATGGCAGAAAAATTTATCAGCGATCGAAATTTGAAGTTTTTGTTGTATGAGCTAAACGACACGGAAGCCCTTTTGAAATATCCCCGTTACGCCGATCACAGCCGGGAAGTTTTCGACATGATCATGGATACGGCGATGAGAATGGGCAAAGATCTCTTTAAACCCCTTTTCGAGGAAATGGACCGCAAGGGGCCTGAATATGTGAATGGCGAAGTCAAAGTTCATCCCAAGGTCCGTGACATTATGAGGGAATGCGGCGCGGGCGGCTGGATTGCAGCGACCTTCCCCTACGACCTCGGCGGACAACAACTGCCGTTCACCGTCGGTATCATGGTACCGACGGCCATTTTCGGCGCGGCCAATTACTCGGCCGCCGTCTATCACGGCCTGACACATGGCGCGGCGGGCCTGATTGTTTCCTACGGCACGCAGGAAATGAAAGATACCTATCTGCCCAAAATGATTGCCGGCGAATGGCAGGGTACGATGGCGCTGACCGAACCGCAGGCGGGCTCGTCGCTCACCGACCTCACGACCACGGCGACGCCGACGGATCAGGGGTACTATAAAATCAAAGGCCAGAAGCTGTTCATATCCGCGGGCGATCATGACGGCGCGGACAATGTCATTCACCTGGCGCTGGTCAGACTCAAAGACGCACCTCCCGGCGTCAAAGGCATTTCGCTTTTCATTATTCCGAAGAAGCGCGTGAAGGCCGACGGGTCGCTCGAATTTAACGATGTCAACTGCGCGGGTATTTATCACAAGCTTGGCTACCGCGGCGCGCCCATCACCCAACTGGCTTTCGGTGAAAACGACGACTGCCGGGGCTATCTCGTTGGAGAGGCCAATAAAGGCCTGGGCTACATGTTCCAGATGATGAACGGCGCCCGGATCGATGTGGGACTGGGAGCCGCCTGTATTTCGTCCGCTGCCTACTATGCTTCTCTGGAATACGCCAGGGAAAGACCGCAGGGACGAAAACTGACCTCCAAGGATCCGCTGTCCCCCCAGGTCCCGATCATCGAACATGCGGACATCAGGCGCATGCTCTTGTTTCAACGATCGATTGTGGAAGGGTCGCTGGCGCTGCTGGTCCAATGCGGTCTCTATGAAGATATGGAAGGCGTTACGGAAGGAGAGGAGCATGAAAACTACAACCTGCTTCTCGAACTTTTGACGCCGGTTGCCAAAACCTATCCTGCGGAAATGGGCATTCTATCCTGTTCCACGGGCTTGCAGATTCTCGGCGGCTACGGATTCTGTGAAGAGTTCCCCCTCGAGCAGCTTTACCGCGACGTGCGCATTCACACGATTCATGAAGGCACCACCGGCATTCAGGGTATGGATTTACTGGGCCGCAAAATGATGATGAAGAAAGGCAAGGCCGCCCAATTGTATATAGCGGAAGTGCGCAAAGCCATCAAAGAGGCTGAAGGCGATGCGGAGTTAAAGCCATTTGCTGAAAAGATGACAGCGGCTTTGGCGCAGTTGGAAAAAGTTACTGCGCATCAGTTTGCCATAGCCGCCAAACAGGGTCCGGAAATGTTCCTGGCCGACGCGACGCTGTATCTGGAATTTTTCAGCATTATCGCCATCGGCTGGCAGTGGCTCCGTCAGGCGGCTTACGCCAGAAAGGCTCTGGAAAAGGGAGCCGGCGAGGCGGATACGAATTTCTATAACGGTAAACTTGTTACGTGCCGCTACTTCTTCGGTTATGAACTGCCGAAGATCGAAGGTTTGGCTGAACGCCTCCTAAACGGCGATGGTCTAACAGTGACCATGAAAAACGAATATTTCGAAGATTAGCCCGTCATAAAATAGAGGCAGGCCACAGGGCCTGCCTCTATTCCCATCTTCTGAAATACGTATTTAAAATTTCTTTTATCCACTTGTTATTTTCCCCGGTTCGTTCATAATCGCCGATCAGTTGATCTGATGATACTGCCGTATAAAAAATGGTCGGCAGTAATGTTGATAGTATAACATTCTAATATATCAGAATAATCATTTTAGAGATGATTTTACGGATTCGCAATCCGTCTGCACAATAAATTGCGCTTGACAGCTTGAAATAATTGCGTTAAACAGCCAGACCTTAATAAAAAGAAGTTCAGGAGGAGATACTTTTGGCAACACATAAATCAGCAGAAAAAAGAGATCGTCAAAGCAAGGTCCGCCGGGAGCGCAATATTGCCGCCAAGTCAGCAATCAAAACCAAAGTTAAAACAGTTCTGGCAGCCGTCGAGGGTAAAAACAAAGAGAACTCGGTAAATGCTTTGAAAACAGCTGTTCCGGTGCTGGCCAAAGCAGCGTCCAAAGGCCTGATCCACAAGAAAAATGCATCCCGCAAAATTTCGCGCTTAACCAAGAAAGTTAATGCCCTTCAGGGATAAATTGATATGGACGCGGTCTGTCAAGACAGGCAGGCCGCGTTTTTTAATTTTCGCATCTTTTCCGCAAGTAATGCTTCCTACGCAAAAGACTTTTCGCCTACAGCCTTAAAAAAAGTATAGCAAAAGACGCCGTCGTCTCCGGTCGTTCTGTGCAGATCCCTGATTCCCTGATCGAATATATCCTGCTCCAGAAGGCCTGCCTGAAGAGCGGGAGCGCGTATGCCCTCAATCATGGCGGTGAAAGTTTTTTTTGTGAATCCTTCCACAAGCTCCGGTTTGCCGGAATCGACATAGACCATCCGGGGAGAGACGCGAACCGGATGGAAACCCGCACTGCTGAGCAGGGGATAAAGCTCCCGTCCGATCATGGCATTGCCCCCGGCCCGGCGCTGCAGCTCAACCTGACACTGAATTGCCCTGTGCGCCGCATCACTTGCCGGATGAAAATAGGCTGAACCGTGATCCCCCTCGATGACCGTGATGGTTCCTCCTTTTTTGAGAACCCGCTTTAAAGCGAAGAGTGCCTCCCGGGGATTCGTGAGATGCTCCAGAACGAAACAGATAAAGACATGGTCAAAAGACTCCGCTGCGAACGGCAGATTAAAGATATCCGCCTGCTGGAATTGCACGTTCGTAAGCCCCGTGTCGGCTGCCTTTCGTTTGGCTTCGGCAATGGAAACTTCCGATATATCCACGGATGTGATCAGCGTGGCCGGACTGTTTTGGGCGAGTGTGACGGTTTGCGCCGCCACGCCGCAACCTGCCTCCAGCACGCGGCTTCCCGCCGGATACACCGTATCGGCATGCAGTAATTCTACCAGTGTCGAAGCCTGGTCCTGTAGTCGAATATTTTCTTTTGGGTCATAACCGTGAACGTAGTGATTCTTCATGATTTACCGCGCTTGCCGTGACAGGGGCAGACTGCCCCTGATTTATTGTTTCCGTCTTTAAGGTTCTTTGGGGAAGTCCCCGGGTTTGGAGACAGGAAGGTGTTAACCATTTTTTTCAGATTATCCTGATCGCAAAAAAAAGCAAAATGTCCGCATGTCCCGTCCAGTTCGGACGATTCAGCTCCGGCCAGGCGGGCAAAAGCGATAGCATCGTCTTTCCCGATGATCTGATCCTGAGGGGATGTGATCACCAGGAACCTTGCCCTTATTGATGTAGCTGCTTTTTCGCGTGATCCGCCAAAGTTGATCAGGATATCATGCGTCAGGATGGCCTTGACCTGCGAGGTCCAGTTCCGGGCGTCGTATCGGGAAATATTTTCCTGCTGCTTGGCCAGAAATGCGGGAAAGTCGGCCGGACTGGTTTTGTTTGTGCGGTACTCGCGCGTCCAGGCCTGCATGATGTGCAGGGGTGCGAGAGTCTTCATGGCGGCTGCGTTTCCCTTGCACTCCCCGACATTTTCCAGAATCCCCAGCTGGGCTGACCAGAAAAGCATATCATGGGATGTTATCCAGGGGCTTCCCAGAATGGGAACAGCCTGATCCATAAAGTCGGGGTAGGACACCACCCATTGAAAGGTCTGCAGGGCGCCCATTGAAATGCCGGTTACGGCGCGGATGTGCCGGATGTTCAGATGTTCGGTCAACAGTATATACTGGGCGCGGACCATATCGCGGATGCTGAATAAGGGGAAAGACTGGCCTGGTTGTGTTGGGCTGTTGGACGGTGATGATGACCGGCCGTTGCCCAATGCGTCGACCGCAATGATGAAAAATTTTGAACTGTCAAAGACCTTGCCCGGTCCGATAAAGCCTAAGTCAACCAGTTCCTGGGCGGTCCCCGCCAACCAGGTCGGAACGAGCACAACATTTGATTTTTCGGCGTTGAGGGTGCCGGCGGTAATGTACGCTACGCGGCAATTACGGATAACGCTTCCGTTTTCCAGCTTAAAATCACTCAGATCGGCATAGCGGACAGAGCTCTCCGCCCATGCGCTTCCACAGGCCAGAAGGATGCCTGCGAGCAAAAATAAAAGGCCGTTCCTGATATCATGTACCATTCTTCCCTCCTTGAGTTTCCTTCTCTGCTTTGTGCTTCATGACGTATCGAAAACGCGACAGTCTGTCAACGGGAAACCGGGCATCCGATGCCCGGCACCGGTAAGGACAAATAAAGTATGGACATTTTGCGGCGTTTAGAAAAGCTTAACGGAGGATTGGAATTTCTCATATAAAAAACGGTCAAGTGTTTATTTTTCCAACGGTGGAGTTTCAAGAGTTGTGTTTTAATATAGGGTTTGACATCACATTCCTTTATTACTATAATAACAACAACTAAAGGTCTATTCTCAAACGATTTTCTGAAAACATCCTCTTTCGATATCAACATTTGTTTTTAAGGGATTGATCATTCTTTTTACCTGCTTTTCGTTGGAACAAAAAACTATTCAGAATCTGTTGATGCCACAGGAGGTTCCTATGAAGAAAAGAAGTCTGCAAAAAAGAATCCTGCTTCCCATCGTTTTGCTGATTATCATCATTATGGGCGCTTCAACCGCGATTACTTATTTATTGTCCTCCCGCGCATTTAAGGAAGACGCCGTCAGTTCACTGGCCATGACCGCTGAGAATAAAGCCGACCTGATTGATGTCTGGGTGGAGGATGCCAAAGGCATGATTGCCACATCAGCCAATAAAACAGAGTTTAAAGAAGTGTTGAAAAACGACACGGAAGAAACAAGGGCAAAGGCCAATGGCGAATTAGCCGAGCAACTCAAGCACCTCGGTGTCTTCTCGTACATTAACATTGCTAATACCCAGGGTGAAGTACGGGCATCGACCATAACGGATTCCGTCGGTAAAGTTAAAGTGCCCGACCGGCAGTATTTTCAAAAGGCGATGCAGGGAGAAATAAACGTCTCCATGGTTTATCTCGCCAGAACAACGGGCAAGCCGGCATTCGCCATTGCCGCGCCGATTAAAGACGGCGGCACAGTCATCGGCGTTCTGGTCGGTGTGCCGGACCTGACCAAATTCAGCGAAAAATTTGTCGATCCGGTTAAAATAGGAAACGGGGGCTACCTCTACCTTTTCGACGGATCGGGAATCGTTTTTGCGCACCGGGACAAATCTCTGATTATGAAACTGAATCTGAAGGATGAAAAATGGGCAAGTGGTATCATTCAAACCGGTAAAGGGCTGGTGTCTTACACGTACAAAGGAATTGAGGGTACGGCCTTTCTCGTTCCCTGTAAAAACGTGAACTGGACCACAACCGCAGTCATCCCCACCAGCGAGATACTTTCCCGTTCCAACTCGATGGCGGTGATCAATCTGGTGCTGCTGGGCCTGGGGCTTATGCTGGTCATAGGTTCCATTTTCTTTATGGTCCGTTCGATTGTCGGACCGATCAATCAAATAACGGAAGGCCTGCACACCGTTGCAGATCAGGTGGCAACGGGGTCCAGCGAGGTTGCCTCGGCCGGTCAGTCGCTGGCGGATGGCTCGGCCAGACAGGCGTCAGCGATTGAAGAGACCTCCTCGTCGCTGGAGGAAATGACGGCCATGACCAGGCGAAACGCCGACAACGCCATACAGGCTAAAACCCTGATGGCCGAAGCCCGGCATGTTGTGGAACGAGTCGATGAGCATGTCAACAGCATGGCCGCAGCGGTAGGCGAAGTGACACGGTCAAGCGAAGAAACGGGAAAAATCATCAAAACCATCGATGAGATTGCATTTCAAACCAACCTGCTGGCTCTTAATGCCGCCGTGGAAGCGGCGCGCGCAGGTGAAGCGGGCGCGGGGTTTGCGGTGGTGTCCGATGAGGTGCGCAATCTGGCGATCCGCGCCGCCGACGCGGCCCGCAGCACATCTTCTCTGATCGAAAACACCATCACCACGGTACACAAAAGCCGTGAACTGACGGCGCAAACACAGACGGCTTTCAAGGAGAACATGGAAATTTCCGCCAAGGTCGGAAATCTGGTTGATGAAATTGCGGCGGCCTCACAGGAACAGGCTCAGGGAATTGATCAAATCAGTAAAGCCGTAGCGGAAATGGACAAAGTCGTCCAGCAAACGGCGGCCAATGCCGAAGAATCCGCCGGCGCATCCGAGGAAATGAGCGGTCAAGCCACTCGTATGAAAAAATACGCCGATGATTTGACGGTCATTATTGCCGGCCGCTGATTGTTCAGAGGTTTATATCTGATCGTGCTTCGCAAAGGCTGGAACGGTTTTTAGCATGCTCAGGCAACCATGCACTGCAAGACCCTTAAAGGGAGTCAGGGTTTTTTGCCGATCAGGTCAATGATGGTGATTTCCGGCGGGGCAAAGACGCGAATGGGTGGACCCCAGGTGCCGGCGCCCCGGCTGACATAGAGTTGCTTGTTCGGGGCGAGTTCATGCAAACCGTAGTTTTTAGGAAAATATAGTTTCGTGACCAGTCCGAAAGGAAAAATCTGGCCGCCATGTGTGTGGCCGGAGAGGTGTAAATTGAAATTGGCCCATTCATCGATGCGGGGTTGATGCTTTAACAGCAGAACAAAGCCGTCGCGCTTTTCGGACAGAGCCTTTTTAAAAAAATCTCTTTTATTGGAATCGCTCCATCTGAGGCCGGTGATGTCGTCCTGACCGAAAATGGTGATGCCTGCCGCCTGTGTGATGTCATCGCGCAGCAGGCGGAAGCCCGCCGCTTCCGTAAAGGCGATGGATTTTTCGAGCCCCGCGTAATATTCATGATTGCCGAAAATGGCAAATTTGCCGTAGGGTGCTTTGATCGCATCGAAACGTTTAGCATCCCCCAGGATATTGTCGAGTTCTCCATCGAGGAGATCACCCGTGGAAACCAGAATATCGGGCCGGCATTCCCGGATCCGCTCCAGAAGCGGATTTAAACGGTTGTTGCGGATGATGATCCCCACATGCACGTCGGAGATCTGGACGATGCGAAGTTGTCCGTTGCCGGGGAGAAACTGGTTGGTGGTAATTTGCAGATTTCTGACGCGGATTCGCTGAGCATCGATGTAACCATAGGCCACGAGGCCTGTGGCCAGAAGCACGGCAATACCGAACGTGGCGGTTTTGAGCGTGAGCGTGCCGGTTTCGGGAACGATCAACTTGTGGATAATCCGGATCAATTCCAGCGAAATGCTTAAAAAGAAAAAAAGAAAAACAAACGCCATCCAGACATAGCCGGTAATGGCGGCCAGCTGTGCCAGCTGTTCTTGATGGAGGGATTCCAGTATCCGGACAATGACCGGCGCAAGAATCAGCAGGATGATAAGGATCAGAATCGCACTCTGTAAAAAACCCGAAAAGTGCAGGATGCTTCTGGCCCGGAAAAAGAAATAAAAATTAATCCCGCCGTAAAGGCATAAAAAGGTTAAAAGAAAAAGAATCATCTTGGCTTCCATATTCATCAGCTTTATCGGCGAAGCTAAAGGAAAACGAAACAGAAGTCAATCATTAAGGAAGTACAGATTGGTATTGACAAGGGGAATTCCATAATATAGATACGACATCTCTTAAATGGATGCCGATGTAGCTCAGTTGGTAGAGCAACTGATTCGTAATCAGTAGGTCCCCGGTTCAAATCCGGGCATCGGCTCCAGTAAAATCATGCAGTTAGCCGATAACAGATACTTCCTTCTATTACCCGCATCAAATTTTTAATCAACCGGCCTTGATAGTTGAATCGACCTCAGGTGTCAGCATTATTAACCGGCAATACGGTTATTTCGCTGCTGCCGGTGATCTCTGCTGCACGGGTCCGCTTTCAATTTCTGCTGAAATTTACCGTCTTCGTTTTTGTGCAGTGGTGTCATATCGTTCAACGCCATGAAATTCCCGCAGAGGATGCAGGTGTTCTGTTTTTTCTGCTTTTCTAATGCGTGACGGATCCGGTGATGTCTTGATCAGAAAGGCTGAGATGTTATTTACTTGCAATAAAAAAGAGCTATGATAAATTATCATAGAGTCGGTTTGATAATAATATAATATCGATGCAAACTTTTCATGTTCTTACCCCTGCCACCAAAGGAAAGCCATGGCGCAGGAGAGAAATAAATTTTGTGCTTTTTTTGATAACATTGATGTTATGTCACCGCACCGGGACGCTCTTGGTAATCAATACGGGTGATGTACAGTAACACCTCTTTCTTGAGGAAAGCCGGCGCTACTTCTCGCTCGCGGGGTGCGCTTACAAAACAAATCATGTTCCACAGCAAAACGAGCGCTAAAAAGAGGATCTGTTAAGCTTAAGGATAATTTTATGGCAGATAAATCCATATCCGTTGTCGTTCCCGTTTATAACAGTGAGCAATCCTTGCCGCTGCTTATAGACCGTCTTAACAAAGTCCTCATGGCTTCCTGTCAGGATTTCGAGGTGATCCTAGTTAACGACGGAAGCCGTGACGGAAGCTGGGAAACCATAGTTTCATTGGCTCAACAATATTCCTGGCTTCATGGCATAAATCTTATGCGTAATTACGGCCAGCATAATGCTCTGCTGTGCGGTATCCGCAAAGCTAAACACGAGCTTATTGTTACCATCGATGACGATCTCCAGAACCCGCCCGAGGAAATCCCCGGGCTTGTCGCCCGGCTGGAAGAGGGCTACGACGTCGTTTATGGCACGCCACAGGCACAGCAGCATGGAGTATTGCGCGATCTGGCCTCCATCATTACTAAAATGGCGCTTCAGGGCTTCATGGGGGCGCATGCAGCTCGCCAGGTCAGTGCCTTCCGCGTATTCCGGACTGAATTGCGTGAAGCTTTCCATCAATACCACGGTTCCTTCGTCTCCATTGATGTTCTGCTGACCTGGGGAGCGGAAAAGTTCTCAGCGGTTTCTGTGCGGCATGAACCAAGGACCATCGGGCAGTCTAATTATACCGTTTCGCGTCTCTTCAGGCACGCCATAAATATGATGACAGGATTTTCCGTCATGCCGCTGCAGGTTGCAAGTTTCCTGGGATTTGCCTGCACGATTTTTGGCCTTTTCATCCTGGTCTATGTCATTACCATTTTTCTGGTTCACGGCAGTCCGGTTCCAGGGTTTACGTTTCTTGCGTCGATTATTGCAATATTTTCCGGCGCACAGCTCCTTGCTCTGGGCATAATCGGCGAATATCTGGCACGTATGCACTTTCGAAGCTTGGGTCATCCCTCCAGTGTCATACGCGGTACAACGGATGACAAAAAGGGAAAATAAATTCATGGTTAATAATGAGAGTTTAAATATATCGCTTGCCCCGCTTGAAGAAGAACGCTTCGGCATCAGATCGGCAAGAGCCGCTAATATTACAAGAGGCAATCTTTCACAGGTCATTGATTTCTGCCAGCAAAACAAGGTAACACTTCTCATTGCCAGATGTACGGCAACCCATCTGGATGCCGTACAAGA
Encoded here:
- a CDS encoding acyl-CoA dehydrogenase — its product is MAEKFISDRNLKFLLYELNDTEALLKYPRYADHSREVFDMIMDTAMRMGKDLFKPLFEEMDRKGPEYVNGEVKVHPKVRDIMRECGAGGWIAATFPYDLGGQQLPFTVGIMVPTAIFGAANYSAAVYHGLTHGAAGLIVSYGTQEMKDTYLPKMIAGEWQGTMALTEPQAGSSLTDLTTTATPTDQGYYKIKGQKLFISAGDHDGADNVIHLALVRLKDAPPGVKGISLFIIPKKRVKADGSLEFNDVNCAGIYHKLGYRGAPITQLAFGENDDCRGYLVGEANKGLGYMFQMMNGARIDVGLGAACISSAAYYASLEYARERPQGRKLTSKDPLSPQVPIIEHADIRRMLLFQRSIVEGSLALLVQCGLYEDMEGVTEGEEHENYNLLLELLTPVAKTYPAEMGILSCSTGLQILGGYGFCEEFPLEQLYRDVRIHTIHEGTTGIQGMDLLGRKMMMKKGKAAQLYIAEVRKAIKEAEGDAELKPFAEKMTAALAQLEKVTAHQFAIAAKQGPEMFLADATLYLEFFSIIAIGWQWLRQAAYARKALEKGAGEADTNFYNGKLVTCRYFFGYELPKIEGLAERLLNGDGLTVTMKNEYFED
- a CDS encoding 30S ribosomal protein S20 codes for the protein MATHKSAEKRDRQSKVRRERNIAAKSAIKTKVKTVLAAVEGKNKENSVNALKTAVPVLAKAASKGLIHKKNASRKISRLTKKVNALQG
- a CDS encoding SAM-dependent methyltransferase, whose protein sequence is MKNHYVHGYDPKENIRLQDQASTLVELLHADTVYPAGSRVLEAGCGVAAQTVTLAQNSPATLITSVDISEVSIAEAKRKAADTGLTNVQFQQADIFNLPFAAESFDHVFICFVLEHLTNPREALFALKRVLKKGGTITVIEGDHGSAYFHPASDAAHRAIQCQVELQRRAGGNAMIGRELYPLLSSAGFHPVRVSPRMVYVDSGKPELVEGFTKKTFTAMIEGIRAPALQAGLLEQDIFDQGIRDLHRTTGDDGVFCYTFFKAVGEKSFA
- a CDS encoding methyl-accepting chemotaxis protein: MIILFTCFSLEQKTIQNLLMPQEVPMKKRSLQKRILLPIVLLIIIIMGASTAITYLLSSRAFKEDAVSSLAMTAENKADLIDVWVEDAKGMIATSANKTEFKEVLKNDTEETRAKANGELAEQLKHLGVFSYINIANTQGEVRASTITDSVGKVKVPDRQYFQKAMQGEINVSMVYLARTTGKPAFAIAAPIKDGGTVIGVLVGVPDLTKFSEKFVDPVKIGNGGYLYLFDGSGIVFAHRDKSLIMKLNLKDEKWASGIIQTGKGLVSYTYKGIEGTAFLVPCKNVNWTTTAVIPTSEILSRSNSMAVINLVLLGLGLMLVIGSIFFMVRSIVGPINQITEGLHTVADQVATGSSEVASAGQSLADGSARQASAIEETSSSLEEMTAMTRRNADNAIQAKTLMAEARHVVERVDEHVNSMAAAVGEVTRSSEETGKIIKTIDEIAFQTNLLALNAAVEAARAGEAGAGFAVVSDEVRNLAIRAADAARSTSSLIENTITTVHKSRELTAQTQTAFKENMEISAKVGNLVDEIAAASQEQAQGIDQISKAVAEMDKVVQQTAANAEESAGASEEMSGQATRMKKYADDLTVIIAGR
- a CDS encoding metallophosphoesterase, with product MNMEAKMILFLLTFLCLYGGINFYFFFRARSILHFSGFLQSAILILIILLILAPVIVRILESLHQEQLAQLAAITGYVWMAFVFLFFFLSISLELIRIIHKLIVPETGTLTLKTATFGIAVLLATGLVAYGYIDAQRIRVRNLQITTNQFLPGNGQLRIVQISDVHVGIIIRNNRLNPLLERIRECRPDILVSTGDLLDGELDNILGDAKRFDAIKAPYGKFAIFGNHEYYAGLEKSIAFTEAAGFRLLRDDITQAAGITIFGQDDITGLRWSDSNKRDFFKKALSEKRDGFVLLLKHQPRIDEWANFNLHLSGHTHGGQIFPFGLVTKLYFPKNYGLHELAPNKQLYVSRGAGTWGPPIRVFAPPEITIIDLIGKKP
- a CDS encoding glycosyltransferase; the encoded protein is MADKSISVVVPVYNSEQSLPLLIDRLNKVLMASCQDFEVILVNDGSRDGSWETIVSLAQQYSWLHGINLMRNYGQHNALLCGIRKAKHELIVTIDDDLQNPPEEIPGLVARLEEGYDVVYGTPQAQQHGVLRDLASIITKMALQGFMGAHAARQVSAFRVFRTELREAFHQYHGSFVSIDVLLTWGAEKFSAVSVRHEPRTIGQSNYTVSRLFRHAINMMTGFSVMPLQVASFLGFACTIFGLFILVYVITIFLVHGSPVPGFTFLASIIAIFSGAQLLALGIIGEYLARMHFRSLGHPSSVIRGTTDDKKGK